The sequence TCCGCAAAATCCTTGATGACCTGACACATCTCCTCCACCAGCTCATAGCTGATCTTTCCATCATTATAGGTGTCCCTTCCAAGGGCAATGACATGACGGACATGGTCCACCTTACGGATTCCTGTCTTAGCAGAAATCTCATAGATACCAAGCTCCAGTTCAAACGATCCAACATCAATGGCGGCAAATAATCGTATTGCCATACCTTTCCTCCTTACTGCCCATTTGTCAGGCAGCTTTTTAAATATCCAAGTCTTTCTTTTCAGTTGTTCCCAAAAGGTGTGTAATAAACTGGCTTGCCGTTCTGCCTGATAAGCCTCCGTGGTTTAGTTCCCATATATTTGCTTTTGCATACAATTCTTCCAGAGACATGTTTATATCGCTGCGGGCGGCCAGCGCCCCTACGATCTCCTGGAACTCTCTTCTGTCCGGCGAGCCGTAATAGATGGTTACACCAAAACGGGCCACCAGGGAAAGCTTTTCCTGGACGGTGTCATTATTATGTAAGTCATCATCCAGCTCCCTCTTGTCACTGAATTTTTCCCGTATGAGATGTCTGCGGTTGGAAGTGGCATAAATCAGCACATTACCCGGTTTTTTCCCAAGGCCGCCTTCAATGATCGCCTTTAAATACTTATACTCCAATTCAGAATCCTCAAAGGATAAGTCATCCATGTAAATAATAAATTTGTAATTCCGATCCTTCACCTGTTCCTGGACCTTTGAAAGAGATTTGAATTGATGCTTATAGACCTCGATGATCCGAAGCCCTCTGTCATAATATTCATTGAGCACGGCCTTAATGCTGGAGGATTTTCCGGTTCCGCTGTCGCCGAACAGCAGGACGTTATTGGCAGCCCGCCCGTTTAAGAAAGCCTCCGTATTTTCGATCAGCTTCTGCTTTTGGAGTTGGTAGCCGATGATGTCATCTAAATGGACATGTTCAATGCTGGTGATAGGAAGGATCTGAGGCTCGCCGACTGCCTCCTCGATGCGGAAGGCTTTATTAAGGCCGAACTTCCCTACTCCGAACCTGCGGTAAAACTCTGTTATCACAGAAGCAAAAACAGTCTCATCCTCAGCTTCTTCCAAGGCAACGGCCAGGGCAACAATCTGGTCCCTGATCCTCTTATTATAGATCTTACTGCTGCCGTCTGCTGTCCGGTAATCGGAAAGGGCGGTCCATATCCCCTGTCCCCGATTTAAACGGTCCAGTTTTCGGATGTCATGATCAAACAATTCCTTTATGACCCGGAAATCATGAGCAACCAGTTCATTTAAAGTCCCTTCGATGGGGCCTACGATCTCACAGGAGGTACTATAGGCATTTTCATTGTTTGCAAGGCAGAATGATAAAAAACAATGCCAGAGATTCCCCTCAAAGCCATAGGAAGCCGCCAGCTCAATGAGCTGACCGGCGCAGGCATAGGAATCCGGCATTGTTTCTCTTTCCGACCCCGATTCCAGGCTCAAAAGCCCGGCGATCTTGTCAAAAAGTTCACGATGATTCAAATTACGGTACAAAATCAATTCCTGGGATTTCATAATTTGCCTCCTAAATGAATCAGGCAGATATGCGGATATATCCAGCTGATTCACAAATTCAAGGTTGAAAGATGTTGTTCTTTCAACCTTTTTCCTTCTGTAGAATAATAAGTCACACAGCCCCTAATAATTTCCCAAAACCCTCATATTGCTTCCCTCTTCAGAGATTCCCTTTAAGGCATTCTGAATGGAAGCATCACTTAAATTCCCTTCAATATCTATGAAAAACCGGTATTCCCAGTTCCTTCCAAGAATGGGCCTGGACTCGATCATCATCATGCTGACCCCGTTATAGATAAAATTGCTCAGCATATTATAAAGAGAACCGCTCTTATGGGGCAGTTCAAAGCTTATGCTTATTTTTCCCGCATCTTCCCGGTATACCGGCTCCTTTGACAGGATGATGAACCGGGTCGTATTGTTTTTATTATGGTTGATGGAAGATTTTAAAACCTTCAGCCCGTAAATTTCCCCTGCGATCTCACTGGCCACCGCCGCCTGGGACGGATCGCCATCCTCAAAGACCTTTTTGGCTGCTATGGCAGTATTCTCCACACTGATCTGCCTCCAGTCCCTGTTGGCATTTAAAAATTCAGAGCACTGCATAAGGGCCTGGGGGTGGGAAAACACCGTTTGGATGTCCCCCTCCTTTGCCTCCGAAAGCCCAAGCAGCGCATGGTCTACGGAAAGGAAGGTTTCCGCCACAATGTAATTGTGATATTTTATAAGTAAGTCATAATTATGGGTGACCGCCCCTGCAGAGGAATTCTCAATGGGCAGAACCGCATAATCAGCTGCTCCTGCCTCCACCTCTTTCATGGCATCTTCCCAGGAGTCCACATGGTATATATCTGCATCGGCCCCAAAATATTTTAGTGCTGCCTCGTGGGTGTAGGCGCCTTCCACTCCCTGATACACCACCCGTGCATGATTGACTGGAAGACTCTTTACCGGTCGGAAATCATATTCCGCCTTAAGTCCGTGTTCCGCCATAAGCTTGTACTGGAAATGGCGGCTGATCGTCATCATCTGAGTGAACAGCTCCCTTACCGCATGTTTATGGAATTCATCTTCCACCATACCGGTCACAGCCTCGATCTTCTGCTGCTCCCTTTCCTTGTCATAAACCTGCTTACCTGTTTCAATCTTATATTCGGCCACCTGGCCGCTAAGCGCCATCCGCTTTTCAAATAACGAAACAATCTCTCGGTCAATCCCGTCAAGCTGTTTTCTGATTTCCTGTAAATCCAATGTCTTCATGGGTCTTATCATTCCTTTTTCTTATCTGATGTGTGCTTAAGCCCTGTCAGAAATCTTTCCCTGGCTTTTCAGTTCTGCTTCCAGCATGGCCTTTATCTGATTCTCTACATAAGCGCCTGGGAATTTCCGAAACTCCGGTTCCAATTCCTTTGTATAAAAGGGCTTGCCAAATTCAATCGTCACCTGAGAGGGAAGCATGCGGGGAAATTGCCGTTCAAACACTTCCGCTGTTCCGGTAATTGCAACCGGTACTACCGGGCAGCCGCTTTTTTCCGCAATTTTAAGGCTTCCTTCCTTAAAAGGAATGAGATCTAAGGGACTCTCCTCCCGGTTCCTGGTACCTTCCGGGAAGATCCAGACGGAAACACCTCGTTTTACCTGATCGATTCCTATGAGAATGGTCTTTAAGCCTTCTTTTAAATTCTTCCTGTCTAGAAACAGACAATTTACATACTTCATCCAGGTGGAAAGCAGAGGAATCTTCTCCATTTCTTTTTTTGCCACGAATCCCATAAGGTCGGGAACCGTCACATAACCTACAAGAATATCAAAATAGCTCCTGTGATTTCCAACGTACAAAACGGCCCGGTCTGAAGGTATATTCTCCTTACCCTTAACCGTAATGCTCACGCCTGCCATATGAAGAATGATCCGAAAAATCCATTGGACCACCGCCAGGCTCTGGATATCCCGCTGGCGGCGGTCCTTTTTACCGGTCAGCCATTCAAATATAATGACCGGAATGCTTAAAATCAAAAATATGATGACTGTTGCTGCTACAAGAATAAAACGTATCATTGATCTAGCCCTCCATTTCATCTATTATATAAAATGGTGACTTTAATTACAATACTACCCGCCTTTCTTTTTTGTAATTTGTTCGAACAACAGTCCTGTGGCAAACCACAGCGGTGCAAAGTCCAGACGGATCAGTCCGTCTATGTTGGAGTTTCGCCCCGTATAATCCCACGGGCACATCCCTCTGCCCCGCAAAAGGGAGCCGGCAATATATTCCGCCACAAAAATGAGAACCATGTAAAGAAATCCATGGCGGATAGCAAGATCCGCTCTCTTTGCCGTAAATCCTGAACCGGGATTCACCCACCGGTCAATAAGATCTCCTATGGGACCTAAAAGTGCTCCGCAGCCATAAATAGGAAACATTAATAGGGACGTCTGCCCCATAAGCCGCCAGTCTTGGCGCAAAATGGATTCCGTGGAGGTAAAGATAACCTCCAGGCACCAACCTGTCACCCCGCATTTGCAGAAATTAAGTGGCAGTTGTTTTAAGTTTAGTTGTGATAGTGTTTTCATACCCTTCATTATGCGCCGGTTATTGGGATATTATGTTCTTCTGTTAAAGAATTCTATAATAGAGGAGACAACAATCTGCTCCCCTGTTCCTTGATCCGAATGAAAAGACTCCTCTCTTCATACACCTCTCTTGTGATCTCTTTGCACACCTTTAGGTCCTCCAGGAACAGAGCTTCCAGCCTGCGGGTCGTCTCCTCGTCGTAGATTACCGCATTTACTTCAAAATTTAGCTCAAAGCTTCGGATATCCATATTGGCAGTGCCATAAGAGCTGACCTTTCCGTCGGTCATAACCCCCTTGGAATGGAGAAACCCGTTTTCATAGGTATAGCACCTGGCCCCGGCAGATATTAAATCCCCCACATAGGAATAGGAAGCCCAGTAAACAAAAGGATGATCCGGCTTACAGGGGATCATCAGCCTTACATCAACACCGGAACGGGCAGCTACTGACAAAGCGGTAAGCACAGCATCATCAGGCACGAAATAAGGTGTCTGGATGTAGATATGATCCCTGGCCTTTGAAAAGAGCCGGATATAATTATCCCGGATCTGTCGGCTCCTTGCATCCGGGCCGCTTGCAATGATCTGGATTCCAAGATGTTTTCTCTCGTCATTTATGTCAACCACGCCAAGGAAATCCAGACAACTTCCGTCTTCATCTTCACAAAAATATTTCATATTACGGAACAGGTTTTCTCCTGTCGCATAATTCCAGTCCAGAGCAAAGCGGATCTGAAGGCTTAGCACAGACCCTCCCTGCAGCTTTAAATGGGTATCTCTCCAATAACCGAACCTGGTATCCTTTGAAATATATTCCCGGCCGATGTTGAAGCCTCCCACATATCCGACCCTGTTGTCAATGACCACGATCTTTCTGTGGTTTCTGTAGTTTACACGAAGCTGAAGCCTGCCTAGTATGGGCGGGAAAAAGATCCCTATCTTTACCCCGTTTTCCTTGAGCTGGTTCCATTTGTCCTTACGCATGAAACGCCCCCCCATACCGTCGCAGAGAATGCGCACTTCAACTCCTGCTCTGGCACGCTCTATGAGGATGGGAATTATGGAGTCAAACACTTCATCGTCTTTAATAATATAATACTGCAAATGAATAAAATGGGTTGCATTGGAAAGCTCCATTCTCAAGTCTTTAAATTTTTCTTCCCCGTCCGTAAAAATCTCAACCGTGTTGTCAACGGTCAGCACAGATCCGGAAGTCTCCAGATTATACAGCACAAGATCCTCATAGTCACGGGACAAAGACGATACCAGGCTGATATCATGGCTTTTTAAAAATTCTTCCTGGTTTTTTGCGGAATAACGCACCCGGTCTTCCACTTCCTTAATCCGGAACATCTTGCCCTTTCGCATATCCTGGCCCAAAAGCAGATAAACAAGAATACCGAATACAGGAACAAAATACAGGGCCAGGAGCCAGGTCCAGACTGCTTTGGGATCACGGCGCTGAAAAAACACGATAATAATTGATAGAATCAGGTTGATATAAATCAGATGATCAATCAGCCAGTTCCAAATATCAACTGCCTGTAAAAACATCGTTTCCATAATAAATCCCTCCTGTCTAAGCGGTCACGATCCGCTTTATGCGGGCAATGAGGCATACCTCATAGCTTTCTTCGGGATATTTAATTGCAGAAAAGGACCACCGCTGATGCGATGACCCTTTTATACAAACTGATTTCTCTCCCTGTTATAATGATAATCAATCGCAGCCAGAGAAAGGGTCAGGTCATTCTCCTGGATCCCAAGACTATGGCAGCATTCCTCAAGAGAAGGATAATAATCTCTTAACTGAGTATTGACATAGCTTAGCAGCATCACCGGATCTTTAGGTATATTAAACATTTTTTCCTCCTCCTATTCTGTTAACATATTTATTCTATCATAATTATTCCCAATTGTGAATCATTGAGAATGGGAGTTGCGGAATTTTCATGGCAAAGTACCCCTGTACGAATGGAGTAATCAGTGCTACAATCAAATTTGAAATCCTTTAGGAGGTACAAGGTATGAAAAAAATACTAATGCTTGGAACAGGGGGCACCATCGCCTGTAAGCGGAGTGACAATGGCTTAAAGCCTCTCCTTACTACAGACGAAATCCTTTCCTATGTTCCGGAAGCATCAGAATTCTGTCAGGCAGACAGCCTGCAGATACTAAACATAGACAGCACCAATATGCAGCCAAGCCATTGGATTACCATGGCAAAGGCTATTGAAACTCATTATAAGGATTACGATGGTTTTGTTATCTGCCACGGCACGGATACCATGGCTTATACAGCCTCAGCCCTTTCCTATCTGGTACAGGATTCGGAAAAGCCCATTGTCATCACCGGAGCCCAAAGGCCCATTGACATGGAAAACACCGATGCCCGCACGAATTTATCAGATAGTCTACGGTTTGCCAGCGAGTCTAAGGCCCATGGTGTTACCATTGCGTTTGACGGCAAGGTGATTGCAGGCACCAGAGGGAAAAAGGAGCGCACCAAGAGCTACAATGCTTT is a genomic window of Lacrimispora sphenoides containing:
- the pheA gene encoding prephenate dehydratase; this translates as MKTLDLQEIRKQLDGIDREIVSLFEKRMALSGQVAEYKIETGKQVYDKEREQQKIEAVTGMVEDEFHKHAVRELFTQMMTISRHFQYKLMAEHGLKAEYDFRPVKSLPVNHARVVYQGVEGAYTHEAALKYFGADADIYHVDSWEDAMKEVEAGAADYAVLPIENSSAGAVTHNYDLLIKYHNYIVAETFLSVDHALLGLSEAKEGDIQTVFSHPQALMQCSEFLNANRDWRQISVENTAIAAKKVFEDGDPSQAAVASEIAGEIYGLKVLKSSINHNKNNTTRFIILSKEPVYREDAGKISISFELPHKSGSLYNMLSNFIYNGVSMMMIESRPILGRNWEYRFFIDIEGNLSDASIQNALKGISEEGSNMRVLGNY
- a CDS encoding putative ABC transporter permease; translated protein: MKGMKTLSQLNLKQLPLNFCKCGVTGWCLEVIFTSTESILRQDWRLMGQTSLLMFPIYGCGALLGPIGDLIDRWVNPGSGFTAKRADLAIRHGFLYMVLIFVAEYIAGSLLRGRGMCPWDYTGRNSNIDGLIRLDFAPLWFATGLLFEQITKKKGG
- a CDS encoding lysophospholipid acyltransferase family protein, producing MIRFILVAATVIIFLILSIPVIIFEWLTGKKDRRQRDIQSLAVVQWIFRIILHMAGVSITVKGKENIPSDRAVLYVGNHRSYFDILVGYVTVPDLMGFVAKKEMEKIPLLSTWMKYVNCLFLDRKNLKEGLKTILIGIDQVKRGVSVWIFPEGTRNREESPLDLIPFKEGSLKIAEKSGCPVVPVAITGTAEVFERQFPRMLPSQVTIEFGKPFYTKELEPEFRKFPGAYVENQIKAMLEAELKSQGKISDRA
- a CDS encoding ATP-binding protein; this encodes MKSQELILYRNLNHRELFDKIAGLLSLESGSERETMPDSYACAGQLIELAASYGFEGNLWHCFLSFCLANNENAYSTSCEIVGPIEGTLNELVAHDFRVIKELFDHDIRKLDRLNRGQGIWTALSDYRTADGSSKIYNKRIRDQIVALAVALEEAEDETVFASVITEFYRRFGVGKFGLNKAFRIEEAVGEPQILPITSIEHVHLDDIIGYQLQKQKLIENTEAFLNGRAANNVLLFGDSGTGKSSSIKAVLNEYYDRGLRIIEVYKHQFKSLSKVQEQVKDRNYKFIIYMDDLSFEDSELEYKYLKAIIEGGLGKKPGNVLIYATSNRRHLIREKFSDKRELDDDLHNNDTVQEKLSLVARFGVTIYYGSPDRREFQEIVGALAARSDINMSLEELYAKANIWELNHGGLSGRTASQFITHLLGTTEKKDLDI
- a CDS encoding DUF4250 domain-containing protein, coding for MFNIPKDPVMLLSYVNTQLRDYYPSLEECCHSLGIQENDLTLSLAAIDYHYNRERNQFV
- the cls gene encoding cardiolipin synthase — protein: METMFLQAVDIWNWLIDHLIYINLILSIIIVFFQRRDPKAVWTWLLALYFVPVFGILVYLLLGQDMRKGKMFRIKEVEDRVRYSAKNQEEFLKSHDISLVSSLSRDYEDLVLYNLETSGSVLTVDNTVEIFTDGEEKFKDLRMELSNATHFIHLQYYIIKDDEVFDSIIPILIERARAGVEVRILCDGMGGRFMRKDKWNQLKENGVKIGIFFPPILGRLQLRVNYRNHRKIVVIDNRVGYVGGFNIGREYISKDTRFGYWRDTHLKLQGGSVLSLQIRFALDWNYATGENLFRNMKYFCEDEDGSCLDFLGVVDINDERKHLGIQIIASGPDARSRQIRDNYIRLFSKARDHIYIQTPYFVPDDAVLTALSVAARSGVDVRLMIPCKPDHPFVYWASYSYVGDLISAGARCYTYENGFLHSKGVMTDGKVSSYGTANMDIRSFELNFEVNAVIYDEETTRRLEALFLEDLKVCKEITREVYEERSLFIRIKEQGSRLLSPLL